TGACTAGAGAGTTTCTGGTAAACAAGAGCCCTGTTCTAGATGGCCTGGCAGACATATACCATACTTAACAGTATGTAATAACAAAAATATCAACAAGCTGAACTGAGTGCATCTTATTTTAATATAACTTTGCTGGCTGCAACTAACAGTATGCTAAAAGCGCAAAGTGTCTATTATACAATGTGCATCCTGGGTATAATCATACACTACTATTCTAACAGATTCAAACAATAGCAAAAGCACATTTAATGTGAAAATACGGAATACAATTCTGAAATGTACCAGGTAATTCTCAGGACACAATACTCTTTACACACCAAAAGGTCATATATGGCTACTTACTCTGTATGTAATCATCTGTATATGCACTGTCAATCTTTCCATGAGCCATGGCACCAACCTGGAACATTGTACAGACGAGATGGATTTAGGCACCAGATGATAACAGAGGATGGGACAAAAGTACAAATTAGCTCAACGTCACAGTTGTCACTCACCACAAACACAAGGGCTTCATCATCACTGGATTCGGCAACATAGTCATTCAGTTTAACTGACTTATCCGCACTATATGAAAGGCCTAGGCAGCAAATAAACATCAATCAGCTTCCATGAGCTAACAGGTAGATATTTTACTTTTTCTAATATAATATAAATTCTCACCAATCTTCTTTGAGCCAACAGGCAGATACTGAGTAACAGGATTTTTAATAACATTAAGGAGCTTCTCACGCCTCCCAACTGCAGTAATGCTCAATTTTTGCAATAACTGTGCTGCAGTGTCGCATAAATTACTTGCACTTCAGCACAATTCAGGACAGAAACACAAAGATGAAGAATATTTACTCTTTTGCTATCCGTAACTTACACATCAAGCCACAAAAACGTTTGCATGTGCGTGGCAAGAGAACATTCGGCTTGACCTCAAACAACACCCCCTTTTCTGTCCTAACATAAACAGCTTGTAACCTCCCAGCCTTAGTTAGAGGGCTATCAAATATTGCCAATAGAGCCTGCAAAACAATTCGGAAGAAGATGTTAACTTTTAGAAACAAATCAGGAAGGAATGAGACAAATGATTGGCTGGTTCCATCGACCTTTTCTTTGTCACAGTAtacatatgtactccctctgtaaaactAATATAAGGccttttagatcactaaagtagtgatctaaaaggtcttatattagtttacagatcGAGGGAGTACTTTGTAATCACATAAAGAACACTTTTCAAGGCAACCTAACAACCAACTCAGATTCTCATAGAAATCCTCAATTTGCACCAAACAGGGGTCAACCACAGAAAGACAAGAAAAAATTCCTAACGCATATATGCATCATCTAGGGGGAGAGAGAGATACAGTGACAGGAGAGACAAAGGGACAGACAGTACTCTAAGAGAAAATTCTGTGCTTGATTACCTTGCAATACAAGTATACAAGACAGATTACTAAATGGAAGATAAACGGAATAGCTTTCTAGTTATATGCCAGTAGTAGTCcaaagaaataaaaaaaacaagAATTTACAATACCTGGTAAATGATATCAGGCCTATAATCAGCAGGATTCCGATTATGCTTCCTCAAATAATTCGCATGATTGTCCGAGTTCAAGATTTGCATAGTCTATACAAAATTACAAGGAGAGATGTCAAAACAAACATACATGTACAGCAAACATTTGTTTGGTGGAAAACGTATTGCCCACTTTAATCATCTGATTGTTCCAGGAAACACCGACAGCTATACAAATTATCAAATTGGTATAGAAAGCACTTGCTCTTTACATCCTAGTAGCCACTAATTTTACATCCACATAAAAATTAATCCTGGACCAGCCTACCCATACATACAAAAGATAAGCAGCAAAAATTAGCGAATGAAACAATCTTGACTCCAATACACAGCTAGACAACAAATAGACGGTTAATTTAATTATCCTTGAAGCAGTCCATTTTTTTAAAGAAAGAAATCAGATTTTGGATTAGGATCTTTGCGTATACTCAAGATTCCAACTCCAATGAAACTCCCATGATGGCTTTCAAGACAGTAGAAGGAACCAACCTATGGAAACTAAATCTATAGTGAACTTACTGAACGGAGGATCTCAGTTAACATCATTATCAAGAACTCTAATTGGTGAAGCAAAAGTTCTTCCGTCAGGAAGGATTCCCGTAGGCCAGAGCTGTGAAACCAACAGAAATAACAGAGGAATCAGTATATATACCTTGCCGACTTTGCCGACCTCCAGGCAGGCCCTCTCGAGCACGAAGATCGCCCTGGGCCGCTTCCTCCCATCTACTGGCCGGGGCAGGACGGGAATCCCCTCCGCTACCTCCACGGTCTCGTCCCCCTCCGTCGCATCCTCCTCTCCCTTCCCTTCGTCGCCCTCCGGTGGCGGTAACTCCTGCGCGTCGTCGGCACGGGAGGCCACGCCATCTTcgagcttcctcttcttcttccccttcgctgCGTACCGCCGCCCCATGTCTCTCGTCTTGCTTCGCGCACAGGTGGGTCGGGCGGTCTGGGTTAGGACTTGGGGTTTAGGGTTCCGGGGATGCAACGCTTGTTTCGCTCCGAGGGAAGGGGCGTACGTATTTGCACACGACCGTGCGGATTTGACCTGGAGTTTTCTATACTCTATCTAGACCATTCAATTTGCATTAAGATTCATGCTATTCTTAGAGCGTCTCTATAGCAGATCCCGTAGAAACTCGTATGCGAGTAAAACGCGGTCCGTTTTACAGGATCTTGCTTTTTTTCGGCCCGAATAGATCCCTTAAACTAAAGCTAGCCCGTATGCAAAACCGTCCCTCCAAACCTATATATACGGTCCCGGCCAGGATTTAGGCCTACCAAACCCTATCCCTCTGCTGCAAAATCGCCCGCCCTGGCACTAGCAGCCATCACAGCCTTCGGCGACAAATTCATCCCTCATTCCGCCGTTTTTATGTGTACTTTAGTTTTAGGTGTAATGAAGTTTATTTGTAGTACAAAGAAGTTTTAAAATTTCAGCATGAGATACGAGTTTTGTTCTGCCGGAACCTTCGTATTCCCGCAAAATCATTTTAGGGACCCTAGAATGATTTTGCAGTACCGGTTTTTGCGGCTTCTACTAGAAATGCTCTTTCATAGAAATTTCTCTTTTGGTTTCTTCCAAACAAGAGGACATTTGACCCTGAAATTTTGCGGAACAACTATACACAAGTATCACTCATTGTATataatgttttctattttcttgaAGAAAGATAAATTTGTCAATTTTTGAACTTTGAATGAATTTTATCGTTTAAAAAACTTATGTTGTGCCAAATATCTGGGTTGATCTGCAAAGTTTAGAGTTCAAATGCTCCTTTGTTTGggagaagagaaaaagaaaacttcTCGAGCACGGACTTGGATGCAAAAATGGACGATGGGATAGAGGGTACAGGTACACTGGTATCGGGGTACAACTAGaactttcccatctgaccctacctACACCCGGAGCTAATCCCTGCGGTCAACAGCCACCTTGTTTCAAAAGGGTGCCACGTAAGGTGCAACATCTCTCGTCCCTGTGTCTCTCCTCCAAGAAAATATGGCGAGGGTTTCTTCCTCTAGTCGACTGTGTCGCCGATCTGCCACATCTCCTATGGCCTAAGGGCCATAGGTGCACGGTGGATCCCGGTCCttaccggcgggagggctccgtttttaggtgCTTCTTTAAGTTTTGTTAGGGGTGTGTCCTGTTCAGGAAGACAAAACAGCGGTGCCTTCTTGGAGATGGAATAAGGCTCTCCCCGCTTAGCCCCTGTGCCGGTGGTGCGTCTAATATCATCagagggcatgtggaggtgtgtctcctgCGGATCTCACGAGATCCGGTTTGTGGTTGTCATTGGTGGATCTGCTCGGATCCGgtctttgttcatctttgtttatgtgtcctcaggttggatccttccgaacTAAACTTCTCTTCATCTGCGGTGGTTGTTGTTCTGGAGTGTTGGTCATATGGGGCCTTAGCGCGACAAATTCCtaactatctactacaacaagttgtgctcCGGCTCCTGCGAGGTAtgggcgatgatggcggcgcgccttcggctcgcttcaatgcTTATACTCGtcactaggtggtctacgaatctagatgtagcttttattattatttttggtgtTCATTGTACTGCTATGATTAAAGatgactagcaaaagggcccgtgcgttgcgacgggatAAAAGAATTATGTATTTAACCACTTATCACAATGAGTGTTGAATGTGTGCAGATTTTGACCGTCTCGTCATTGGTTGGTGTACAATTGTTAGATAACAAAAGGGTGTGGCTAGGTCTAAGTCGATTAAGATTTAACCAAGTTTTGGTCAAGTGCATAACATGCAAGAGAGAGAAAAAACAAATATATTTTTTCACGAATATCAATGTAAGATCTCACggatatagcatcgactgagactcAGTCGACTGAAACTTAGCAAGACTGCAATGTAAATCTTTATGAGGCAATGCCACATAAATAATTATAATCCTAATGCATAGACTAATTCTCACATGGTAAATTATTCTAAGAAGAAAATATAACCATCTAGGTGAACATACTACTGGGCTCTAGTTTATGAATGGAGTCGCACTGTCCACAAATTTCATTTCATTCAAATAAACATGAAGATAATTGTCTAACCTTCATTGCCTGGAAGAGGGAATAAAAACATTATCGTGCTTGTCAATGGCTAGTCATCCTCTATGTAGCTACAGACTACTGCAGATGCAATCTCTTAACTTATTAGTCACATATCAGGCGATATTCTTAAGAAACACGAGACACAAGTAAATGCATAGAGACCAAACAAAAATATTAGTCTATGGATCTAACATACTTTTCTGCATACCACCGCATGGTTGTTGATCCAGTTGCCAAAAAATGAAAGACTATGCCTCCCATGCAGAAGGTCAGTGAACTCGGAGAGAACAGGGTAGCAATCTCCAGAATCATGTAAGTTATCTTCgaaagtagcagattcctgtaaGATTGTTTGAATAACCTGCTTAGCTGTGTCCATTTGGTTGTATGCTGCTAGATGAATTGTACTTGTTTTTTTTTGAACTAATAATTCAGAAAGGGATCTCTTTCAGAAAACAACTCCTGTAGTGTAATGGTTGAAGGACATCAACGTTTGGGAAAATTTCAGCTACCACCGCTATCTCCAGGTGACAATGTCCACTTCTTCACAACATTCAATTGGAGCTCACTGTTCACCATCTGCATGAACCACATTTGAGCTTGTACACATCTGTAAATCAACCAGCACATCAGCCCCAAGCACTGATCCAATTTCTACAATAAATCAACCATGAAGAGCAGCCCCACTCTCTCTTAAAAATCCCCAATCTATCTGCTCTCTTTCCTCACCCATCCCAATCTCCTTTTCCTTAAAAAAGAAGACTATCATATTTGAAATATTTATAATGTATTATTTACTTATTTTAATTCAGGCTAGAACAACAGATTCTGCGGTTGTTATCTTTCAGTAACAAATGAGGTATTCTAGGCACGAAATAAAAGAATAATTAGATTATAGTTTATTTGGTATGTTTTGTTCTATCTATAACCATGAAAATTCAAGATATTTCTTATGTTAGTGTTAAACATAATCATGCGTGTATATAAGATGCTTGTAATAAGTTATATAAGTATGGAATATTGCACTAAAAATGATGTTTCCAATAGTTACTTCCTCCTTTTTAGAAGGCAAACATAAAATATAGACATGTGTATTGGTAGCTAGCGCCTGTTCTATAGTATATATATAGCTACTTCATGCAATATATATAGACTTAACTCTTTATATTTGATGGATACTACGACAATATTGGACCATACTGACTATAATAAAAAGTAAATTTAAGCATGAGACCATATCTTATCGTCCAGGTATAACTTCTGTAGTCTAGAAGACTGCATGCTCTGACCCTTCGCCATAATCAAGTCATCTAGTTCGGCTGTAAGCATAAAATAAATATAACTGAGCAAAACAAAGACCAGTGAACTATTGGAAGTTTAGTCGGTTTTCTAGTGATCTTTTTGTGAAATCGTCGTTGACCTAAAAAAGTTCAAATAAGGCGatgaaaataaaaattaaaacagGGAGAAAGAACAAAAGAAATTGAGAAAACTTACAGTACATAGATCCGTTGCTTGGACGGATTCAGATGGAATTGTTACTGTCCTTTAGAAAACCAAATTAATTTATAGGAAAAGAAAGTTCAAGGGATGTACAGAAAAATTTCTTGTTTCGTACAGGATATTGAAGATTGAGTAGAGGTCAGTTACGTGTTAGCAAAAGGAGGCAGAACATCATGGAAAGCGATCAATAGATGGAGAAGTACGTGTCTTTACACACGCATTGATCAGTACGTACAGAAAGACAGCAACACGGAGCTAGAGCGTCTCACCGGCGGCGCCCAagtgtgtgatgatcatcatcatgttGCCGAACTCATCTACCAACACCAGGCACCAACTCACGTCCCCTTTGCGCTGCTGCTGCACAGGTTTGTGTACGTACACCACGCACCAGTAGTTGGCGGCGCACTCCTCGGCGTTCCGCTGCCGGCGTCAAGCGGGAGCTTTTCTGGCACATTCATACTCGGGATCCTCAAGGAACTCTCCACGCAGCCGCTGACACACGCCGATGCACCCATGGTCGGCTCTCCTCCAGCACCCATAGTCGGCTCCCACCTCGCCGCTCTCTGCTCTCTAAGGTGTCGAGTCACTTGCACAGACGGGCGCTGCCGTGATGTCAATGCGCTTCTTGCAATCGACGGCCATGACTGCAGGGTGATCTCTCCGTCGTTGTCGACGATCGTCTGCGGAGCTGATGAGCCAGAAACCGCTTCCGATCCAAGGTACTGCACGGAATAGATGGAGATGTCGAGTTCGGGAACAGAGATCCCCTGTAGCGGCGCCGGCATGATTGAGAGGGGCGGCGGGCTCCTTGTTTTTAGGGACGTTCCATACGTGCATCGATCTATGAGTTTGTACCGGACACAATTTCCTGTCCTAGCTCGGTGTGATTTTTGCTCGACTCTTGGATTGGGTCAAACATGAGTCAGAAGACAGACAATGAAGCCCACCAAGACGCATCATGCAATCTATTTTGATTTTGATAAAGATACACAGataaaatagtaccacctcggatgtagaaaataatataggtgaaaaaaactgaaagcgtaaattcattgGAAGAAgcatattgtgacggtgaacccacggagtcaatccgtgctttattatgactagcaaaagggcccgtgcgttgcaacgggagaaacaaattATCACCCCTAGCATCTCCATCCTGCCTCCATCCTTGttgtcatttcttttctttatcATCATTATCGGTCATGATGTTCACTACACAGCGAACGTTCCACGTATGTTTGGAACCAATAAAGAATTGCATCGCCTGCATGGACAACCAATGAACGGTCGCGTTTGAGATCACGGCCACATCTGCACAATCTAATGCTTGTGCCTTGTGTTTGTGTTATCCGGATTTTACATCGTAATAGTTTAGTACCAGTATGTGAAGGACACAAACAACCACCAAATTTAACTTTAGTTTAAAAAAATCAATACTTTTTTTGCGGGCTAACACGATCAACACAAAAAACAGTGGACGTTGCAAGTTTGATTCCAGTCATGGTCAACTATTTTTTGCCTCATCTCCTAAATGAGATGGTGGGTTTGATTTGTTGGGGTGGGTCGCACGGATAGGTTGGGAGGGCACTGTTTTTTCTATTGGTGAAACATTACGCGGACCAATGGGGTAGAGGCCAAGTGGCCCCGGGCAGACTATCGGTAGAATAGCCTAGCTCAATATGAAGAAATGCCATGGACATAAGAAATGGGAGGACCAATAAGATTATACCtctatttatataaatataaaaaacaaTATATATGTCCGTGGGTTACAACGGTAGAAACAATTGACATAAATTTAGCGAGGACTGTATGCACAAACATAATGTTTAATGTGTTATAAATTTGGCGCAAATTTAGTAAGGATTATAAGTACAAAGAAAACATGTCACGCTGTATGTTGCAACGAAAGAAAGAATGGCCTGAATTTAGTGAGGATCATACAGGAAAAAGATGCCACATCATTTTTATTCATAAGATATAAATAAGGGCATTACACGCCTGCCATTGATTCCCGCACCTCCTTCAAAAAATCTGCAATTACCGTTTAATTCCTAACTTCTTTATTTCCCATGCAATTAGAGCCTATTTTCTTTCTTGCCGGCTTAATTATGCATAATATCTATTGCTCTTCCCCTCATTTGTTTCGCTAAGCACAATTCTTATTCATGCCATATTCTTTCATAATTTCCGAAGCAGCTCCTTGATATTTGACAACCTAAGAACATATATAAACTGATAAAAAATTATGTAAAATAGCAATATAGGACTATTTAATAAGTAAACAAATATGGAAAACAGCATCCAGCCTGCTCCCAATGGGCAGTCGGCCGGCCCAGCACGCCCGTCCCCATTGTCTTGGCCCAAGTACACACGCATTGCCTTCTATTCTAAATAGCCGAAATGACGCTTAGGTTATCAGACTCACGAGCCCAGGCTTAGTGGTCGGATGTGTTTACACACATCCAGTAGACCAGGGCTCAAATCCCAGCTGTGACCAATTTCTTttttaaattaaaaaaaatcaaacacaCGGACACATAGGACCAGGTGGGCCAGATCTAAAACGGGCCCAAGTCGCTCAATGCTTTTGACGTACAGGCAGCCGGCATGAAAATATTAGTACCACCTTGAATATATTTTAAatttaaactgaaagcgtaaaatcacgggaaaaagcgtattgtgacggtgaatccacgaagtcaatccgtgctttattattagggagagactagtaaaaaggcccgtgcgttgcaacgggaaaaaaagaCCTAGCACCATAACTAAGCATATCTCGAGGCCCCTTAGCAGACTTGCACGTACTAAATATGCAATACTCAACAGGGGGCTAACGCCCACAATTCCTACTAACACTGACAGTATGTATCATGTCCTACAACTCTTGAATCGCCAAGGTCCTTAGGCTAGGACAAAAGTATATAGCAACATGAAAATTAaaacgaaatcaacatgctaaagCATAGGTCCTCCTGCAGAATGGAAATGTAAATCTGGAAAAAGAAGATATTATATTGAAAGATGAGCAACATCAGATCAATTGTCTAAATTGTGATCAAACACTATAGAGATATATGATATGACAACAACACTGAGAATGTGATTGTTGTGAAAGTTCAACGTGATTGTTCAGTACCTACTGAAGAACACCTTTGTGACATGGAAGTAACTACCATATATATGTGGCCATCCTTTTTCTATGTGAGCAAATCCAAATCAACCAAAGATATCTGAAACCACTCAGTATCTCGGTAGGCATATTTGTCATCGACATATTTATCATATCTTGATG
The sequence above is drawn from the Triticum aestivum cultivar Chinese Spring chromosome 7A, IWGSC CS RefSeq v2.1, whole genome shotgun sequence genome and encodes:
- the LOC123154344 gene encoding ribosomal RNA small subunit methyltransferase nep-1-like; this translates as MGRRYAAKGKKKRKLEDGVASRADDAQELPPPEGDEGKGEEDATEGDETVEVAEGIPVLPRPVDGRKRPRAIFVLERACLEVGKVGKTMQILNSDNHANYLRKHNRNPADYRPDIIYQALLAIFDSPLTKAGRLQAVYVRTEKGVLFEVKPNVLLPRTCKRFCGLMSQLLQKLSITAVGRREKLLNVIKNPVTQYLPVGSKKIGLSYSADKSVKLNDYVAESSDDEALVFVVGAMAHGKIDSAYTDDYIQISSYPLSAACCLGKICTALEQKWDIQ